The Enterobacter asburiae genome window below encodes:
- a CDS encoding alpha/beta fold hydrolase: MKSYTVTANGIRQFVVEEGEGAPVILLHGFPETNYAWRYQIPVLSRHYRVIAPDLRGYGETDKPASGYDKRNMARDIRELMRVLGLQKVVLVGHDRGARVATRFAKDYPELVDRLVVMDNVPTRIVARDLNASIARAYWFFLFHLVPDLPEALIAGREHIWLRHFFSDWTYNPSTISDEAFDTYVRAYQAPGAVRGAMADYRANAEDVAQDMADAEVKITCPVMSLWGNDFHAVGKLFDMESVWAEMAENLRAQGIDECGHLPQEEQPEKVNTLLLDFLAGWKS, encoded by the coding sequence ATGAAAAGTTACACCGTAACGGCGAACGGTATCCGACAGTTCGTCGTAGAAGAGGGTGAAGGCGCACCGGTTATTCTTCTGCATGGTTTTCCAGAAACAAACTATGCCTGGCGGTACCAGATACCCGTTTTGTCCCGACACTATCGTGTGATTGCGCCGGATTTACGCGGGTATGGCGAAACGGATAAACCTGCTTCTGGCTATGATAAGCGCAACATGGCGCGGGACATCCGGGAACTGATGCGTGTGCTGGGTTTACAGAAAGTGGTGCTGGTGGGGCACGATCGCGGGGCGCGCGTCGCGACGCGGTTTGCAAAAGATTACCCTGAGCTGGTGGATCGACTAGTGGTGATGGATAACGTGCCAACGCGTATTGTGGCGCGCGATCTGAATGCGTCGATTGCGCGTGCGTACTGGTTCTTCCTGTTTCATCTTGTGCCAGACCTGCCGGAAGCGCTGATTGCGGGTCGGGAGCATATCTGGCTACGCCACTTTTTCTCGGACTGGACCTACAATCCGTCGACCATTAGCGACGAGGCGTTTGACACTTATGTTCGGGCGTATCAGGCGCCGGGTGCCGTGCGTGGCGCTATGGCTGACTATCGCGCCAACGCAGAGGATGTGGCGCAGGATATGGCTGACGCTGAGGTGAAAATCACCTGCCCGGTAATGTCGCTGTGGGGTAATGATTTTCATGCGGTCGGCAAGCTTTTCGATATGGAAAGCGTCTGGGCAGAAATGGCGGAGAACCTTCGGGCGCAGGGTATTGATGAGTGCGGCCATCTGCCGCAGGAGGAGCAGCCAGAGAAAGTGAACACGCTTCTGCTGGATTTCCTTGCTGGATGGAAAAGTTAG
- a CDS encoding MBL fold metallo-hydrolase codes for MKKLKTVLALSGLLLASTSWADAPAQVKQQVPGYYRLAVGEYEVTALFDGYNDLSPALLHGLSGDKVRELLAQHKIDAERMPTAFNAFLVNTGKHLVMIDSGGGHCMAETAGQLVSNMNASGYRPEQVDTIFLTHLHLDHVCGLSDAEGKALFPNATVYVPQGEADYWLDPAKEASAPANAKEYFAIARHALSAYKAAGHFKTFVPPASPVPEVQTSYAIGHTPGSTVYRFASQGTAINFIGDLIHAPAVQFPHPEVSIRFDVDPKKAISSRAQEFNALAKDGEWMAAAHLPFPGIGHITSGQQGYSWNPVNYGPYQRAANVPLLK; via the coding sequence ATGAAAAAGTTGAAAACGGTTCTGGCGCTCAGCGGCCTGCTCCTGGCAAGCACATCGTGGGCAGATGCCCCGGCGCAGGTGAAACAGCAGGTGCCGGGCTATTATCGTCTGGCAGTCGGGGAATATGAGGTGACGGCGCTGTTCGACGGCTATAACGATCTTTCGCCTGCCTTACTACACGGGCTCTCAGGGGACAAGGTTCGCGAACTGCTGGCTCAACACAAAATTGATGCCGAACGCATGCCTACCGCCTTTAACGCCTTTCTGGTGAATACCGGTAAACACCTGGTCATGATTGACAGCGGGGGTGGCCACTGCATGGCGGAAACGGCCGGCCAGCTGGTCAGCAATATGAACGCATCAGGGTATCGTCCCGAGCAGGTTGATACCATTTTCCTGACCCACCTGCATCTTGACCACGTGTGCGGCCTGAGCGATGCGGAGGGTAAGGCGTTGTTCCCCAATGCCACCGTCTACGTACCGCAGGGGGAGGCCGACTACTGGCTTGACCCCGCAAAAGAAGCGAGCGCGCCGGCTAATGCGAAGGAGTATTTCGCTATCGCCAGGCATGCGCTGTCCGCGTATAAAGCCGCCGGACACTTTAAAACCTTCGTCCCGCCAGCTTCGCCTGTCCCGGAAGTCCAGACGTCATATGCCATTGGTCATACGCCAGGCAGCACCGTTTATCGCTTCGCGTCGCAGGGGACGGCTATCAACTTCATTGGGGATTTGATTCATGCTCCTGCCGTCCAGTTCCCGCACCCTGAAGTGTCTATTCGCTTTGATGTCGATCCGAAAAAAGCCATCTCATCCAGGGCGCAGGAGTTTAACGCGCTGGCAAAAGACGGTGAGTGGATGGCCGCAGCGCATCTGCCTTTCCCTGGTATCGGGCATATCACTTCCGGGCAGCAGGGCTATAGCTGGAATCCTGTCAATTACGGTCCTTATCAACGTGCGGCCAACGTGCCTCTGCTGAAATAA
- a CDS encoding YdgA family protein — MKKSVVAVGVIVALGVVWTGVSWFTGKQLEGRLAEMVAQANGEIKRSAPEAGLELSYQNYHRGVFTSRMQLVVKPVAGAENGWLKPGQSVVLDEVVSHGPLPLAQLKSFNLIPSMASVHTVLVNNDVTKPLFDLAKNESPFDINTRISYAGDTSSDIALKALNYEKENEKVAFSGGHFKLDADRDGNVFSLTGEAESGLVNAVNEYNQKVQLTFNNLKADGNSRMTDFQERIGDQKLSLDKVAIAVEGKEMAVLEGMDVIGKSDVSKDGKSINTQLDYTLKSLKVQNQDLGTGKLSLKIGNIDGQAWHEFSQKYSKESQALLTDAALQQNPEVYQQQAMAVLFNNLPVLLKGEPVITVAPLSWKNSKGETSFNLSLFLKDPATATGEPQTLAQEVDRSVKSLDSKLTIPMDMATEFMTQIAKLEGYGDEDAGKLANQQVKGLAAMGQMFRITKVENNTISTSLQYANGQVTLNGDKMPLEDFVGMFGMPTLGMPEPAAPAAPAAPAEPAAPQQ; from the coding sequence ATGAAAAAATCGGTCGTAGCGGTTGGAGTGATTGTAGCGTTAGGCGTGGTCTGGACGGGTGTCTCCTGGTTTACCGGGAAACAGCTGGAAGGCCGTCTGGCTGAGATGGTGGCGCAGGCTAACGGAGAGATTAAGCGCAGCGCGCCGGAGGCGGGCCTTGAGCTGAGCTACCAGAATTATCATCGCGGCGTGTTTACCAGCCGTATGCAGCTGGTGGTGAAGCCGGTTGCCGGTGCTGAAAACGGCTGGCTGAAACCGGGCCAGAGCGTGGTGCTGGACGAGGTGGTGAGCCACGGCCCGCTACCGCTGGCGCAGCTGAAGTCCTTTAACCTGATCCCGTCGATGGCTTCTGTTCATACCGTGCTGGTGAATAACGACGTCACCAAACCGCTGTTTGACCTGGCGAAGAATGAGTCGCCTTTCGACATCAATACCCGAATTAGCTATGCCGGTGACACAAGTTCCGATATTGCCCTGAAAGCGCTGAACTACGAGAAAGAGAATGAGAAAGTCGCCTTCAGCGGCGGTCACTTCAAACTCGATGCTGACCGCGACGGAAACGTGTTCTCCCTGACGGGTGAAGCGGAAAGCGGCCTGGTCAATGCCGTGAACGAATATAACCAAAAGGTTCAGCTAACCTTCAACAACCTGAAAGCCGACGGCAACAGCCGAATGACCGATTTCCAGGAGCGTATCGGCGATCAAAAACTGTCTCTCGACAAGGTTGCCATTGCGGTTGAAGGAAAAGAGATGGCCGTGCTGGAAGGTATGGACGTCATCGGCAAATCCGACGTTTCCAAAGACGGTAAAAGCATTAACACGCAGCTGGATTACACGCTGAAGAGCCTGAAGGTGCAGAATCAGGATCTGGGCACCGGCAAACTGTCGCTGAAGATCGGCAATATCGACGGCCAGGCGTGGCACGAGTTTAGCCAGAAATACAGCAAAGAGAGCCAGGCGCTGCTGACCGATGCCGCGCTGCAGCAGAACCCTGAGGTATATCAGCAGCAGGCGATGGCGGTGCTGTTCAACAACCTGCCTGTCCTGCTGAAAGGCGAGCCGGTGATAACCGTTGCGCCGCTGAGCTGGAAAAACAGCAAAGGCGAAACCAGCTTCAACCTGTCTCTGTTCCTGAAAGATCCGGCAACCGCAACGGGTGAACCGCAGACGCTGGCGCAGGAAGTGGATCGCAGCGTGAAGTCGCTCGACAGCAAGCTGACCATCCCGATGGATATGGCGACCGAGTTTATGACCCAGATTGCGAAGCTGGAAGGTTACGGCGATGAAGACGCCGGCAAGCTTGCGAACCAGCAGGTGAAAGGCCTGGCGGCCATGGGCCAGATGTTCCGCATCACTAAAGTGGAAAACAACACGATTTCCACCAGCCTGCAGTACGCCAACGGCCAGGTCACGCTCAACGGCGACAAGATGCCGCTGGAAGACTTCGTCGGCATGTTTGGTATGCCGACGCTGGGGATGCCGGAACCGGCAGCACCGGCAGCACCGGCAGCACCAGCCGAACCGGCGGCACCGCAGCAGTAA